The Clostridia bacterium genome includes a window with the following:
- the hutH gene encoding histidine ammonia-lyase, producing MGHLLIDGEHLTIKDVVDVARNNQRIELTEQAIGRIKKSREYVDNLVDKGAVVYGITTGFGKFSDVFISKEDTKTLQRNLIVSHACSMGDPLAEEVVRGIMLLRINALAKGFSGIRLETVNTLIEMLNKGVHPIIPEKGSLGASGDLAPLANMVLIMLGEGEAIYQGEKLSGKEAMDKAGIKVVELTSKEGLALINGTPVMTAIGALAAHDAINLMKNADIIAAMTLEALKGITTAFDSKVHEVRGQKGQMAAARNMLRLVEGSELTTSQGEIRVQDAYTLRCIPQIHGASRDAIQYVAEKITIELNAVTDNPIVFADEDQVISGGNFHGQPIAIPMDFLGIAVSELANVSERRLERLVNPQLNDLPAFLTRKGGLNSGFMITQYAAASIVSENKILAHPASVDSIPSSANQEDHVSMGTTAARKARVILDNVQKVLGIEAFAAAQAISFRGDVKLGKGTLEAYKVIRKEVTPVDEDRIMYTDMNILDKMVKSEAFVKAVESAIGELE from the coding sequence ATGGGACATTTGTTGATTGATGGTGAACATTTAACCATAAAAGATGTTGTTGATGTTGCCAGAAACAACCAAAGAATCGAATTAACTGAGCAGGCAATAGGCAGAATAAAAAAGTCAAGAGAATATGTTGACAACCTTGTGGATAAGGGCGCTGTGGTGTACGGAATCACTACAGGCTTCGGAAAGTTCAGCGACGTATTCATATCAAAGGAAGATACCAAAACATTGCAAAGAAATCTTATTGTGAGCCATGCATGTTCAATGGGAGATCCACTGGCCGAAGAGGTAGTACGCGGAATAATGCTTTTGAGAATAAACGCACTTGCTAAGGGCTTTTCAGGTATCAGACTTGAAACAGTGAATACATTGATTGAAATGCTGAATAAGGGAGTGCATCCTATAATTCCTGAAAAAGGCTCTCTGGGAGCTAGCGGCGACCTTGCCCCTCTTGCCAACATGGTTCTCATTATGTTGGGTGAAGGAGAGGCAATTTATCAGGGAGAAAAGCTGTCAGGCAAAGAAGCTATGGACAAGGCGGGCATCAAAGTGGTAGAGCTGACTTCCAAGGAAGGACTTGCACTTATTAACGGTACTCCGGTAATGACGGCTATAGGTGCACTTGCCGCACATGATGCTATAAATCTTATGAAGAATGCTGACATAATAGCTGCTATGACGCTGGAAGCACTTAAAGGCATAACAACTGCCTTTGATAGTAAGGTGCATGAAGTAAGAGGGCAAAAGGGTCAGATGGCAGCTGCCAGAAACATGCTGAGATTGGTTGAAGGAAGCGAACTCACAACCTCACAGGGAGAGATAAGAGTTCAGGATGCATATACACTAAGGTGCATACCTCAGATACATGGAGCCAGCAGAGATGCAATACAATATGTGGCGGAAAAGATAACTATAGAATTGAATGCAGTAACTGACAACCCAATTGTATTTGCCGATGAGGATCAGGTAATATCCGGAGGAAACTTCCATGGGCAGCCGATAGCTATTCCTATGGATTTCTTGGGTATAGCAGTTTCAGAGCTTGCCAATGTTTCAGAAAGAAGATTGGAGAGATTAGTAAATCCACAGCTCAATGATCTTCCTGCATTCCTGACAAGAAAAGGCGGGTTGAACTCAGGCTTTATGATAACTCAGTATGCGGCTGCTTCTATAGTATCGGAAAATAAAATTCTTGCACATCCTGCAAGTGTAGACTCCATTCCTTCCTCTGCGAACCAGGAAGACCATGTGAGCATGGGAACTACTGCAGCGAGAAAGGCTAGAGTTATATTGGACAACGTGCAGAAAGTATTGGGAATTGAAGCTTTCGCAGCAGCACAGGCAATAAGCTTCAGAGGAGATGTAAAGCTTGGTAAGGGTACTTTAGAAGCTTATAAGGTTATAAGAAAAGAAGTGACTCCTGTAGATGAAGACAGGATAATGTATACTGACATGAATATACTGGACAAAATGGTTAAATCCGAAGCTTTTGTAAAGGCAGTGGAAAGTGCAATAGGAGAACTGGAATAA
- the hutI gene encoding imidazolonepropionase, with product MKADLIINASVIAACTEVEGAGIIENGYLAVKDGKIIALGEGNAPKDMAGPDTRIIDAAGKTVTPGLIDAHTHLVHGGSREKELPMKLKGVPYLEILKMGGGILSTVRNTRGASKEELKAKAEKSLNEMLLHGTTTVEAKSGYGLDFDTEIKCLEAAAELNASHPVDIVSTYMGAHAIPEEFKGNTQGYIDFMCEKVMPYVKKNGLAEFIDVFCEEGVFSPEESRIIMQKGKEQGFKLKIHADEIIPLQGAELAGAMGAVSADHLLAASEEGIAAMAKAGVTAILLPGTSFYLMLGKYAQARKMMEMGVRVAIATDYNPGTCPTENLQSIMTFACFGMKMTPEEIIKGMTLNAAYGVDRAREIGSLEVGKKADVVIFDAPNLEYIVYHFGINHVNTVIKSGKVVVENGRMIKN from the coding sequence ATGAAAGCTGATTTGATAATAAATGCTTCAGTAATAGCAGCCTGTACCGAGGTAGAAGGGGCAGGAATAATTGAGAATGGGTATTTGGCAGTAAAGGACGGAAAAATAATAGCACTGGGGGAAGGAAATGCTCCCAAGGATATGGCAGGTCCGGATACAAGAATAATTGATGCGGCCGGAAAGACAGTGACCCCTGGACTTATAGATGCCCATACCCACCTTGTTCATGGAGGCTCCAGAGAAAAGGAGCTTCCTATGAAGCTCAAGGGGGTACCTTATCTGGAGATTCTGAAAATGGGCGGAGGAATATTAAGCACCGTTAGAAACACAAGGGGAGCTTCCAAGGAAGAGCTGAAAGCAAAGGCAGAAAAGAGCCTGAACGAGATGCTGCTCCACGGTACTACTACTGTGGAAGCCAAAAGCGGATACGGTCTTGATTTTGATACCGAGATAAAGTGTCTTGAGGCGGCTGCTGAGCTTAATGCCTCCCATCCTGTCGATATAGTGTCCACTTATATGGGAGCTCATGCGATACCGGAAGAGTTCAAGGGAAATACCCAAGGCTATATTGACTTTATGTGTGAAAAGGTTATGCCTTATGTTAAGAAGAATGGCCTTGCGGAGTTCATTGATGTATTCTGCGAGGAGGGTGTATTTTCGCCCGAGGAGTCTAGGATCATAATGCAGAAGGGCAAAGAGCAAGGCTTCAAGCTAAAGATACATGCGGATGAAATAATTCCGCTCCAAGGTGCGGAGCTTGCAGGGGCAATGGGTGCTGTGTCAGCGGATCATCTGCTTGCTGCATCGGAGGAAGGTATTGCTGCGATGGCAAAAGCCGGGGTTACAGCGATACTGCTTCCGGGAACCTCTTTCTATCTTATGCTGGGTAAATATGCCCAAGCAAGAAAGATGATGGAGATGGGTGTCAGGGTAGCAATTGCAACTGATTACAATCCAGGCACATGTCCTACTGAGAACTTGCAGTCCATAATGACCTTTGCATGCTTTGGAATGAAAATGACTCCAGAGGAGATAATAAAGGGAATGACCTTGAATGCAGCTTACGGTGTGGACAGGGCAAGGGAAATCGGAAGCTTGGAAGTGGGCAAGAAAGCTGATGTAGTAATATTTGATGCCCCAAATCTCGAATACATAGTATATCATTTTGGTATAAACCATGTAAATACCGTTATTAAGAGCGGAAAAGTAGTTGTAGAAAACGGAAGAATGATAAAAAACTAA